The following DNA comes from Harpia harpyja isolate bHarHar1 chromosome 20, bHarHar1 primary haplotype, whole genome shotgun sequence.
GACTTACCAGAGACTCAGCCGCTCCAGTGCGAGTGGTGGTTGCAGAAACGGCGACAGTGTCGTGGAAATGCTTTAGGCGTCCACACCTGCTACAGGTGATGGAGGACAACTAAGGCAAGGTAAaattttttctgtctgaagtcttgtaaaagaaaataaaattcaaacttGTGTTCAGAAATAAGCCTACTTAGTTATCAAATCCCCCCACAAAGACAAACCCTGTAAAACTCTTTTACTCCCACGGACGTGTAAGGTGAGGGGGTGAGGTTCTGGGAGGTGGAAGCTCTTGGGTTGTCTCCAGCTGTTCTGTGTTCCTGCTTCATGCAGGACTCCTCCTTTTTtccataagactttttttttttaaaaaagccttttaaattaaCAGCTCTTTTCTTCTAAGGccagttttattttgttctttataaataccttttttccattctctttttgaagttgtaCATCTGCTATTGCAAACAACATGGTTATTTCCAGGACTAAATAAGAAGTGCTGTGTAATCCAGTCGCTCctgcaaaaatctcattttctgaagTCTCTTAGATATAGAAACTGCTGTCAGCAAACTCGTGAGCCTCTTGAGAAAGCTTTGAGCTGCGTGGGTGACTGCGACTTTAGAATTTGAGAGACCACACAAAATAGACAAAACAGGCTCTTTTCTGCAAGAGCCACATGGAGACTAGTTTCCCTGTGATCTGTGAGATTTCAGGTCTCTGGTGAAGAGTCTCACTCTAAAAGATCTTTATAGCAGGAATTCTCCTTAAGTTTCCTGTAAGAAATTAAAGGCAAATACAGTATGTTAAACCTGGAAGTGCGAGTTCAGGAGTGAACAGGTTGTGCCTGTGAAGATGATTCACCCGTGGTTCTATAGGCGCTGCCTGGGCAAATGCTCAGCCCCCGCAGGGAGGAATTTGATATTGCCAGGAGGGCAAAAACGAGGgagataggaggaaaaaaacttgCAGAGATGTGGCAGTGTGTGTAACTTGCTGCCTGGGAGACTTTCTGTATGGATTAATGGATTTAACCCAAACTTCTTTGCTTATACCTGTAGTTTCTGTATTTGCTCAGGGTCTTGTGAGTTAAGGCTTGGAAGAAACAACCTCCTAAAGCCAGATGCGCTGTGAACACAATCCAACTGTGTCTTCCTTTCATCTTCTCAGTCTGATCTACCTGCCAGTGTTTTAAATATTCCGAATACCAGGTAGATAAAGCTCCTGGCTCTCAAAAGTTTTAGGAGAACAAGGACCGTGGtcagagcagcattcagggagGGACAGAAAAAGCTCGGGAGGAGTGTAACTAAACCCGTAAgtccccttttctctttcttaattGAAGCTGAGTTGCGAGGAGTCTTCATCTTGGTGATTCCTGTTTTGAAGTGGTGTACTGGATAAgggcttttcatttcttttgaagaTGCTGCTAAAAGAAAACTCGTTAGAGCAAGTGCAGTTACAAATTGCTGTGGCTCTTGTGGTTTGACACGGGTTTGGAGAGCGTGATCATGCaatgcagttttgcttttcactttgcCGTGTGGCACCTGTATATTTACCAGACTGTGATATCCCAAATAGACATGAAATATTCAGCTTTTGGGATTTATtctttgccttttgccttgctgTCTAGTTTGACAGACTTGCCAGTCCTACAGGTGAGTCCTTTCCAGGCATCAGTTGTGATGGCCACGTGGCATGACGTGTAGAAAACGCTCAGCTCCTTGTTTTTGCTTGGAGGAAGGGGAAATGCAGGAGGGTGAATACCCATAGAAAAGCCCACCACAGCCCACCTACAGGTAGGAAATGCAAGAAGAAAGATGGGTCCTGCTGGGTGCCTGAAATGTTAACAAACCTGGTGTTCAGGCAATGCAATGGGATGAGTGAGCTCCCAGTTTTGGGGTGCTCTTGCCGAGGAGCATCGCACTGGTGGCTCCTGCTGGGTTACTCGGTACCAGCGCTGCGGCAAACTCCCCGCGGGCACTGTCTGTGCCAGCGGCTCGGGCAGCTGGGTTCAAAGCCGTCCGTGGACTAAGATTAAAGCCAACAGACTGAAATAGGACAATAATAATCACCTGTCGGAAGGGTGGCGTCAGATGCGAAAGGTCGCACTGCTTCCAGATGGAAGTGATGAGTTGTTTCCCTGGCCCAGAGGAAGAAGAGTTAAAAGCTTATTTAACATGCAGGTCCTGATTCAGCAGAGCACGTAGCCGTGTATTTTAAGTGTACGGATGCTCTCCAAAGCATTACGGGAACTACTCATCTTTCGAAAGCAAAGCATATAATTAAGAGCTTCTCTGAACTGGGGCCACCCTGCTTCTCACAACATCGTGTCCCAGATTTCTGGTGTTTCACTCGTCCTTCGTGTTTTAGCGTATCGACCTCCAGTCTGAAGAGAAGCCAtcaggcaggaggctgctgcagggctgcaagTGTCGAGAGGCTTTTTTGAAAGGCACATTGAGAAAGTGGGCTTTGCTATAAAGACACAGTGAATGGTGTATTTGTGTCGGGGCAGGAGTGTGAATGGCAGAAGGTGAGGGGAAGGGATGGAGTACGCATCTGGGAGCCCGCGTGTGTCATGCACTTAATAAACCAGTTACAACAAGTGAACAAATGCCCATCGGTCCCTCTCTGGCATGCCTGTGGTTGAGAAGTGGATTTTATGGTCAGCTTGAATTTTGGGCCTGGTGAAAGAGAATATACCAGATGTTTTCTTATACATATGTTTCATACATTgattaaaatgtcattaagaGAACTTTCTTCTGCAATAGAAATGATTCGGGGTATTGATGAGAGCAACGCAGGGCATGCATAAAAGCTTTCCCGGTAAATCAGCTAGCACTCTAAGTGTGACAGGTTCTTCTGGGCTATTACTCCAACTATCAGGCTGTGGAGAAAAACAGGATTATTCTGAGGTTATTcttgaatatttaaataaagtaCAGTAGGGTGCAATGCAACATGTGCTTTATCGGCTTCTGAGGCTTTTGCCAGCAGAAATTCTTAGACCGAACTCGTCATGGCTGATAGCTGAAAACAAGCTGTcgttacttaaaaataaataagaaatgtcTGATTTGATAAAACTTGATTTATTCAAAAAGGGCTGAGATAAACACACTTGAATTTAATCTCGCTTTCTACATTAGAGTAATTACTTGGAATTACACCAGTTAAATTTGGTTCAGAGGAGATAAAAATTGGCCACCTATcgaggaataaaatatttaagccTGTTGTATAGTAGTTCAACTTACTGGAGCATAATAAAACATGGTAACCAAGACAATGACATGGAAGTGTTATCAACTGTGCAGTTTCTGTGTAAAAAAACAACTTGCAAACAGGCTCCTGTATATACACGTTTTGTCTGTGTGCTCAAGTGCAAGCCTGCATGTGCGTGTAGTTGCATTGTAAAATCTCCTCATTTGGATTAAATAAgttatgtacatacatacacacagcaCCTCTGCTGTACTCCGCATGTTAAGAACGGATTTAGGGGCACAGCATCTGACACGACTTGAACCCCATTCTTCTGATGGATGATCCACTAGCAAAAAACTGGAGCTAAAATAGAGTTTAGGACTCTGTTTCTGGATAGCTGCAATTCAGTTGTATGCTGAGCCACtggggtcaaaaaaaaaaacaagcccttTGCCCACTGTTTGTGGGAAACACAAATACTGTTCTGGGGTTCATGCAGTTTGATCTGGAATTGTGCTGTAACTGTAAGTTTACTAGAAATCAGCATCTATAAAATAGCATGTCAGCTAATGAGGTTCAGCAGAAGCTTTTGGAACAAAATCGGATAGCTAATAATTGAAAATGGTGATTTTTGCCAGTGATCAGTGTTGAATCAAGCTGTTGCCGTATTGACAAAGCATGCTTCTAATTGTGCTAGATTTGTATAAAGAGCAAGGAGTGGGGATATTGTGCATTAAAGCAACTATTCTTATAAAACTGTAGTTTATGGCTTTCAGAAGTTATCTACTTTTTGTACTGAACTCGGAGCACTCTGCTCTCCCCTTTCATTAGTTTACATACTGTTAatgatatttattttctctccttccttctccctatCCTGATTATTTTAGTTTTATGCTGTGGTGAATAATTTCCTTTGTAACTTAAGAAAGTTGAAAACAAATTCCTTGGGTATATAGTGTTTCACATAACCGGTAACTTAAAACCTGATCGACGATGCAGGAAACTATCAAAAACACCCTTAACAGAATCACAATCAAAAGtctaaataaacattttttcgttttctcctcctgcctggcaggACTCCCACTGCATTACCACGCAGTTTCAGCAGCAGTTGAGAGAAATGGGTCTGGAAAGTAAACTCATATCCTCAGCGTGGAGCTGTTAGGTAAATATACTGTGTTTTTTACATTTGATGCTATGGTTTCATAAACACGGGTAACAAGCTCCACCAGATGCCCAAATCAGAGACTGTTGTTAATGCAAATATCCTTGTATGGACACTGAATGGGTGGATGATGACATTTGCATACATATAGAGCTTAATCTGGAATCATGGGGCAATTTTTTGCATAAAACTGTATAAATTTGCTAAAGCATTCTCCAGTTCATAACAGAGCTTTTTATTTACAGCTATTCAGATTTGCGTACAGCATATTTTTCAGCAATCTTTTCCTGCGATGCAGGCTATTACTCTAAAGAGGGTCACATCCATTCACTGACACATGGCAATAACGCCTTATTGCACAGGGTTTCTGGTGCCTGCTACTGTTGTAAGACATAGTTGCTCTCTAGTGTCAGACAGCTTGTGTCCTCCACGGGCTCCTCGCTTCTCTGAGCGATCTGTCGTAAGGAAGAGtagcaaaaaaagaatttttcagctGGCAGTTTATGAAGAGCACAATGAGCGTCACAGtcaagagcagaaagaaaaacagaatgatgTAAGTCACCAGGTCTGGCTTatttatttccccttcttttaaCACCCTGGCTGTCGACATGTAAAAAGCGGAGGAGCTCACGGGTCTCGGTGTGCCGCTCAGGTAGGGCGTGTTGGTCTGAATGATAAGGTGAGCTTCAGTGGTACCGGTTGAATTTAGCAATTCACTATACATGTTCTTGCTTAAATTTCCTCCACGGCAGAAGTAAAGCAGGAGAGCAAATGCAGTCAGTCTTTGGCATAGGAAAGAAATAACGTTCCTGCTTGTAAAAGGCTGACAACCAGCCGCATTTTGTGTAAAGGCAAATTAATTCACTTGCATGGCTCAGTGACTTTCTCTTAAATCTTCTTGGCTCGTATTTACAGCATTAATCCACAAATATTAATCAAAAATGATACAGGTACCTCGTGTCTTGGCCCTTGTTCCCCCAGCACACCTCTTTTGGGGAAATGCGCTGGATCATCTGCTGGTCagctgggatggactgggagctCCGGGAGTCTGCTGGGAGCCCTGCTCCACCAGCATGGGAAAAGACTCTGCCTGACCCGGCTGCCGGCAGAGACGACCCAAGGCTCTGGCTGGCAGCGCTCACTGTCCGCGAAGGGAAGGCACGATGGATTTCCAGCTGATTTTCCAAAGTGGGATGCGC
Coding sequences within:
- the SMIM32 gene encoding small integral membrane protein 32 — translated: MYSELLNSTGTTEAHLIIQTNTPYLSGTPRPVSSSAFYMSTARVLKEGEINKPDLVTYIILFFFLLLTVTLIVLFINCQLKNSFFATLPYDRSLREARSPWRTQAV